The genomic window CGACGCTGCCTAGTCGATCAGGCCCACGGCGCTGAGGTCCTGGGCGAGTTCTTTTTTCTCGCCGGCCGTGAGGGGAATCATGGGCGCCCGCGAGGGGCCGCCCGCCATTCCCATCAGGTCCATCCAGCTCTTCAGCGCCGGGATCGGGAAGGCGCCGCGCGACCAGGGGCCCCATAGCCACTTCTCGGCCACGCGGCGGGCGCCGTTCATCGCCTCGCGCGCCGTCCAGGCCTCCTCGAGATTTCCCGCGTCGATCAGGTTCGTGTAGCGCTCCATGGGGAGGTTGCCCTTCCGCTGAAGCAGGAAGGGGTCGGGGCCGCTCATGAAGGTCTGCTGCTTGTGGTAGGCCCGGCTGAAGAACCACTGGGTCTCCATCGGGTCGCTCACGACGATGTCATCGCCCACCGCCTCGCGCATTTCGTCGCAGTGGTATTTCGGCTGGGCGTTCTTGATGCAGCAGAGGTTCTCGTTATCATTCACGAGCGCCCGGACCAGTTCGGGAGTGAGGGAGTAGCCCGTCGCGCCCGTGTTGAAGAGCGAGACGCCGAGCTCGACGTTGTCGCAAAACTCCTTGAAGAAGGCGCGCACCCGCTCGGGGTGGCCCTGCGCCCCGAGGTAGGGGTTCGCCAGGATGGCGTAGGTGGCACCGGCCTTGGCGGCGGCGTTGGTCAGCTCGATGGCTTCCTTGACTGAAGTGTGGCCGGTGTGGGCGATGATGGGGACCTCGCCCGCCTCATCGCAGGCGATCTCCTGGCCCCGGAGGCGCTCTTCTTTCGTCAGGCACCAGAACTCGCCGATCATCCCGCCGACGAAAAACCCCTGGATGTTCAGCTCGTCAATGTAGTAGCGCAGGTCCTTCCGGAAGGCTTTTTCGTCAATGTTGTCGTTCCCATCGAAAGGATAGGGTATCGCCGCCCAGATGCCCTTCATGTTCTGTTTGCAGTACGAACGTGCATCCGACTTCTTGTAGCGGGGCATGTGCTGACTCCTTGGGATATGGGGTGTCCTGATGGCAGATAATGGTCAT from bacterium includes these protein-coding regions:
- a CDS encoding dihydrodipicolinate synthase family protein translates to MPRYKKSDARSYCKQNMKGIWAAIPYPFDGNDNIDEKAFRKDLRYYIDELNIQGFFVGGMIGEFWCLTKEERLRGQEIACDEAGEVPIIAHTGHTSVKEAIELTNAAAKAGATYAILANPYLGAQGHPERVRAFFKEFCDNVELGVSLFNTGATGYSLTPELVRALVNDNENLCCIKNAQPKYHCDEMREAVGDDIVVSDPMETQWFFSRAYHKQQTFMSGPDPFLLQRKGNLPMERYTNLIDAGNLEEAWTAREAMNGARRVAEKWLWGPWSRGAFPIPALKSWMDLMGMAGGPSRAPMIPLTAGEKKELAQDLSAVGLID